One genomic window of Cricetulus griseus strain 17A/GY chromosome 3, alternate assembly CriGri-PICRH-1.0, whole genome shotgun sequence includes the following:
- the Mki67 gene encoding proliferation marker protein Ki-67 isoform X6, whose product MASSARLVTIKRSGGDGAHFPLSLSSCLFGRSIECDIRIQLPVVSKKHCKIEVNKQQAILYNFSSTNPAQVNGATIDEPVQLKHGDIITIIDRSFRYENGNHEDGSGSTGFPEKSLGQEPARRASRASFSDDSDGKGQDAKSSKTTASRRSSVHDKKFLGDSSASDGSKDSVTQDLSNTCSSGHVEQHSGRNLGESTSSDLFKKSRATGSSYRELKSSPAHSLSNSKKNESPFEKLYQSMKEELDIKSQKPSRRKSEPQPECAAEKEMWETKLLVSCKSRAKSSGSTPETAPSSPKVGKVWTENQNSAVRPLQTSTEALSSSFSLAETAKTKTPVRTSQQLEDFHVSSRRESVNLDESEGAKAVHKIVTPRKSGTRNQTPVKVEYAASPADTPENLFSKKRRSIPAKVEVLSAETQNRSSSIQHLAPGEKKTPKEAFSKPEKLATAAEQICSGLPGLSSVDISNFGDSINKSEGMSLKRRRVSFGGRLRPELFDENLPPNTPLKRGETPIKRKSLAPHTPAVLKKIIKERPQSPGKLESPGVTPPTANDERRRSGRILPASDGSKSLHQTDTPKKAGRKSGNLPAKRASISRSQHDILQMICSKRRSGASEANLIVAKSWADVVKLGAKQTQTKVVKHVPQKQTSKRQRRPNTPKKPTSNLHNQFSTGHANSPCTIVIGRAQIEKVSMPARPYKMLNNLMLNRKMDFNEDLSGLTEMFKTPVKENQQQMNDKASILSNSGNLPEKQFEVTNSENKPLPSTSEILGENVLSSTQNAAKEPSNKYFASPTLRRRSIKNGNTVQTPKNDHDIAHVEKKTPGSVTEPLKTVSSVNKLRRSRELRHTLVESMNENTEAGLAKGITGRHLRKTSLQGQEVDQQMQDSENTSQRFKEIIELKEVTEKTSAKRSCAREKKPTKDSMGSQMTTQTAACAEELFNQEKGTIETPEESMRMQNIPMSDGRRDAKEKVDLVYETKVKCWSRTPDKKAQPLEGPAGLKEPFETPSCREKPMGDDKTKVFCKSPQPTPENTKTSTKPWPSTSGRRVDMKEEHSALNFVDVSGGTRYTPKVQEHRGIKALKESENQMLDLTVTGSKKPVRKVKEKTQPLENLDGFQELSLSPVPADKITKMPNKSPCVERIRTPASRKSLSKTGVGKVEVTEELSTSGKRTKSPGRATRTPTAPALEESNSTDIMETPKQKLDFTTNSTGRKRRSQAPKNRVQSLEDLDGFQELFQTPVGTRDPVTVRETTKLSLESAQAEPVRTPASRKSLSKTGVGKVEVTEELSTSGKRTKSPGRATRTPTAPALEESNSTDIMETPKQKLDFTTNSTGRKRRSQAPKNRVQSLEDLDGFQELFQTPVGASDPVTVRKTTKLSLESVQAEPVRIPASRKSLSKTDLRKEDLREELSTLGKRTKSSGRATHTPTAPALEESDSTDIMQTPKQKLDFTENSTGRKRRSQAPKNRVQSLEDLDGFQELFQTPVGASDPVTVRKTTKLSLESAQAEPVRTPASRKRLSKTDLGKVDVTEEVSTLGKRTKSSGRATRTPTVLEESNSTDIMQTPNQKLVFTANSTGRKRRSQAPKNGAQPLEDLDGFQELFQTPVGAGDPVTVRETTKLSLESAQAEPVRTPASRKRLSKTDPGKVDVTEVSTLGKRTKSPGRAAHTSTAPVQQEKGIKAIMETSGQELKSVGNLRGPKKHPRTPKEEGQSLEDLFGLQELFQTPDHGNGLLAVGITKKKSINALQPETVIITQSLKRQSRACVGNIEVKEELSESEKHPQIEKAIDTLQGPDNNNVRASKQSGKRKLDSEASMPDSKRLRRASKDKTPRLEDLHGFQQLFQTPGHAKDSLSIGETSKIPTKSPQSGPVRRQSSRKSLPKMSLWKMNVTEDLSALWKQSPGKAPTSPVQQDNGIQAIVKTPKGKLETAANVTGLTRQRRAPKEKVLPLEDLDGFQELFQIPDHSTDPVIDNKRTSVSLKSPQPVLVRTTQTSERLAKTSLGKVGVREEISLNMPRCAAGESVHIPSLPEDDGRGKKDLKKSRTQTLGPSASVTRSKKQQGSHKERSQSPEDLFGLQELFQTPASQKDLMTVCETTKMSLESSEPEHIRTPASRKSLSKTGVGKVDVRKELSTSGKRTESPGRGTRTPTAPALEESDITDIMQTPKQKLDFTENSTGRKRRSQAPKNGAQPLEDLDGFQELFQTPAGASDPVTVRETTKLSLESAQAEPVRTPASRKRLSKTDLGKVDVTEEVSTLGKRTKSPGRTTRTPTVLEESDSTDIMQTPKQKLDFTENSTGRKRRSQAPKNRVQSLEDLDGFQELFQTPVGASDPVTVRETTELSLESVQAEPVRTPASRKRLSKTGVGKVEVTEELSTLGKRTKSPGRATRTPIAPALEESDSTDIIQTPKQKLDFTGNSIGRKRRSQAPKNGAQPLEDLDGFQELFQTPVGASDPVTVRETTKLSLESVQAEPVRTPASRKRLSKTDPGKVDVTEEVSTLGKRTKSPGRATCTPTASALEESDSIDIMETPKQKVDFTRSSRSRSSQATKNRAQSLEDLDGFQELFQTPVGASDPVNIGKTAKVSLESVQAEPVRTPVSTKRLSKTGLDKVDAREKHSLLSKPRCSSQEVMRVSRLSEDDGSGTKDLKESAAQALDPAISVTRSKRQRGACKKRSQSPEDLFGLQELFQTPGYEKDSVAGEKLTKMPHSSLPPEPTETSITSQRQPRTRLMKVHVKNELSGDRMLPQMSQEIMDISRVPEGEDKGISTRKQSVKRKLDTAVSVPSSKRQRVARAEKAQTLEGLPGFQELSQTPSSAVDSVTVDKTTKMLSKSPESMDTTSQTQPGRRLRRVGVTKEPIAQRKTTRVLRGTRNTPKEPVGDSKDVKEFKDSSQKQDPTVSLTGKRSQSRTLKEKTQPLEELPSIQEETATRYSCESPQPEEKESSVASERQLRIRLCKIDMKEEPTTQRKPPGRKTRNTPKEPVSDSGNVEELKESTKQKTDPAASVPASKRPRRVLREKAQPLELPGPKGPGHTEESANDERPTQIPCSSPQPEQVDSLPISPRRPRTRRGKVEVDEVPSLVRKAVPSSRQTSRSRKVPEIDDKDIQASKEPGKQKLETVTTVTASRRQLRGPKDGVQSLEVLGESKEITQMSEHTEKLRHDTNSLKSTLQQMPVPIKPLRTSRRVLRASKEDTTETTLEMVVDTRDSAESQSKSITFLPPKRKSARDGSIPRTRGLRSVTPKQEATDEKPAPKKQRTASSKRHVSPEPVKMKQLRIMSNKIEPVEEQISNITEEKEAQVENSAHPDQKTPLPSRYRKKTNEKQPRPEVGVSAEKVGIKKNEKTVKTSQETELQNTDDGAKKSTSRGKVSGKRICLRSGGQSEIPQPHAAEEKTSETGAEILVKTQKEKGISGDSDVRCLRSRKTGATLDSEPKPRVTRGAKKDTKVPKKDEDIVYTTKLRTRSHQNSKNV is encoded by the exons GAGTATTGAATGTGACATTCGTATCCAACTGCCTGTAGTGTCCAAAAAACATTGCAAAATTGAAGTCAATAAGCAGCAG GCAATATTGTATAATTTCAGttccacaaatccagcccaaGTAAATGGGGCTACTATAGATGAGCCTGTGCAGCTGAAACATGGAGATATAATAACAATCATTGACCGGTCTTTTAG GTATGAAAACGGAAATCATGAGGATGGAAGCGGCTCAACAGGATTTCCAGAAAAATCACTTGGACAG GAACCAGCGCGGCGAGCTTCAAGAGctagcttctctgatgactctg ATGGGAAAGGTCAAGATGCCAAATCTTCAAAAACCACTGCTTCAAGAAGATCTTCAGTGCATGACAAGAAGTTCCTTGGAGACAGTTCTGCCTCAGATGGCTCAAAGGACAGTGTTACCCAAGATCTATCCAATACCTGTTCTTCAGGGCATGTAGAACAGCACAGTGGCAGAAACCTAGGAGAGTCCACTTCTAGTGATCTTTTTAAGAAGTCCAGGGCTACAGGGAGCAGTTATAGGGAACTGAAGTCTTCTCCTGCACATAGCCTTAGCAACAGCAAGAAAAATGAATCTCCCTTTGAGAAACTTTATCAGTCAATGAAGGAAGAGTTGGATATAAAATCACAAAAGCCATCTCGTAGGAAGTCAGAACCACAACCTGAATGTgcagcagaaaaagaaatgtgggaGACAAAGCTGTTGGTGTCATGCAAGTCCAGAGCAAAATCCAGCGGAAGCACCCCTGAGACTGCACCCTCTTCACCCAAGGTAGGAAAGGTCTGGACTGAGAACCAGAACAGTGCTGTGAGGCCTCTTCAGACTTCCACAGAGGCTCTGAGTTCCAGCTTCTCTCTTGCTGAGACAGCTAAAACGAAGACCCCTGTACGGACTTCACAGCAACTTGAAGACTTCCATGTTAGTAGCAGAAGAGAGTCTGTGAATCTGGATGAAAGTGAAGGTGCCAAGGCAGTCCATAAGATAGTCACTCCCAGGAAGTCGGGAACTAGAAACCAAACTCCAGTGAAAGTTGAATATGCTGCCAGCCCTGCTGATACACCagaaaatctcttttccaaaaaGAGGAGGAGTATTCCTGCAAAGGTAGAAGTGCTGTCTGCAGAAACACAAAACCGGTCCTCTTCAATTCAGCACCTTGCTCCAGGTGAAAAGAAAACTCCAAAGGAGGCTTTCAGCAAGCCTGAGAAATTAGCCACAGCAGCTGAGCAAATTTGCTCTGGGCTACCTGGTCTTAGTTCCGTTGATATCAGCAACTTTGGTGACTCCATTA ATAAGAGTGAGGGAATGTCTTTGAAGAGAAGACGTGTATCTTTTGGTGGTCGTCTAAGACCTGAATTGTTTGATGAAAACTTACCTCCTAATACACCACTCAAAAGAGGAGAAACACCAATCAAGAGGAAGTCACTTGCCCCTCACACTCCAGCTGTCCTGAAGAAAATCATCAAG GAACGGCCTCAGTCGCCAGGGAAACTAGAGTCTCCTGGAGTAACTCCACCAACGGCAAACGATGAAAGACGAAGATCAGGCAGGATCTTGCCTGCTTCCGATGGCAGCAAATCCTTACATCAGACAGACACTCCCAAGAAAGCAGGCAGGAAGAGTGGCAACCTGCCTGCCAAGAGAGCATCCATCAGCCGAAGTCAGCATGACATTTTACAGATGATTTGCTCCAAAAGAAGGAGTGGTGCTTCTGAAGCCAATTTGATTG TTGCAAAATCATGGGCAGATGTTGTAAAACTCGGTGcaaaacaaacacagacaaaagTTGTAAAACATGTTCCTCAAAAGCAGACGAGCAAAAGACAAAGAAGACCTAATACTCCAAAG AAACCTACAAGCAACCTTCATAATCAGTTTAGCACAGGCCATGCAAACTCTCCCTGTACCATTGTTATAGGGAGAGCTCAGATTGAAAAAGTAAGCATGCCTGCTCGGCCCTACAAAATGCTGAACAACTTGATGTTAAACCGGAAAATGGACTTCAATGAAGATCTGTCAG GACTAACTGAAATGTTCAAGACTCCAGTGAAGGAGAATCAGCAGCAGATGAATGACAAGGCCTCCATTCTTTCAAATTCGGGGAATTTGCCCGAAAAACAGTTTGAAGTAACTAATTCAGAAAACAAACCTCTGCCTAGCACCTCAGAGATTTTAG GAGAAAATGTGCTCTCCAGTACTCAGAATGCAGCAAAGGAACCATCTAATAAATATTTTGCAAGTCCTACCTTAAGGCGGAGGAGCATCAAAAATGGAAACACAGTACAAACTCCTAAGAATGACCATGACATTGCTCATGTAGAAAAGAAGACTCCAGGTTCTGTGACAGAGCCTCTGAAGACAGTTTCCAGTGTGAACAAGTTAAGAAGGTCTAGAGAGCTTAGACATACACTTGTAGAAAGTatgaatgaaaacacagaagcagGCCTTGCCAAGGGCATCACAGGAAGACACTTAAGGAAGACATCACTGCAAGGACAAGAAGTAGATCAACAGATGCAGGACAGTGAAAACACTTCACAAAGATTCAAGGAAATTATTGAATTAAAAGAAGTTACAGAAAAAACATCAGCTAAGAGATCATGTGCCAGGGAGAAGAAGCCAACAAAAGACTCAATGGGAAGTCAGATGACCACCCAAACAGCAGCCTGTGCTGAGGAACTATTTAATCAAGAAAAGGGAACCATAGAAACACCAGAGGAATCCATGCGCATGCAAAACATACCAATGAGTGATGGTCGAAGAGATGCAAAAGAGAAAGTGGACCTAGTATATGAAACCAAAGTGAAGTGCTGGTCAAGGACCCCTGACAAAAAGGCACAACCTCTAGAAGGCCCAGCTGGTCTCAAGGAGCCTTTTGAAACACCAAGCTGCAGAGAAAAACCCATGGGTGATGATAAAACCAAAGTCTTTTGCAAATCCCCACAACCCACACCAGAGAATACCAAAACAAGCACAAAACCATGGCCCAGCACATCTGGAAGGAGAGTAGACATGAAAGAAGAACACTCTGCACTAAATTTTGTGGACGTGTCAGGAGGAACTAGGTATACCCCCAAAGTTCAAGAGCACAGGGGCATCAAAGCTTTGAAGGAATCTGAAAATCAAATGCTGGACTTGACTGTAACTGGTAGCAAGAAGCCGGTAAGAAAAGTTAAGGAAAAGACGCAACCCCTGGAAAACCTAGATGGCTTCCAGGAACTCTCTCTATCACCAGTCCCTGCTGACAAAATCACAAAAATGCCCAACAAATCTCCATGTGTAGAACGTATCAGAACCCCAGCAAGCAGAAAGAGTCTGTCCAAGACAGGTGTTG GTAAGGTGGAAGTGACAGAAGAGCTTTCAACCTCTGGGAAACGAACAAAGTCACCAGGCAGAGCCACACGCACACCCACAGCACCAGCGCTGGAAGAGAGCAATAGCACAGACATTATGGAAACTCCAAAGCAGAAACTGGACTTCACAACAAATTCAACAGGACGCAAGAGAAGGTCACAGGCACCTAAGAACAGGGTTCAATCTCTAGAAGACCTGGATGGCTTCCAAGAACTCTTCCAAACTCCAGTTGGTACCAGGGATCCAGTGACTGTTAGGGAAACTACAAAGTTGTCTTTGGAATCTGCACAAGCAGAACCAGTCAGAACTCCAGCAAGCAGAAAGAGTCTGTCCAAGACAGGTGTTGGTAAGGTGGAAGTGACAGAAGAGCTTTCAACCTCTGGGAAACGAACAAAGTCACCAGGCAGAGCCACACGCACACCCACAGCACCAGCGCTGGAAGAGAGCAATAGCACAGACATTATGGAAACTCCAAAGCAGAAACTGGACTTCACAACAAATTCAACAGGACGCAAGAGAAGGTCACAGGCACCTAAGAACAGGGTTCAATCTCTAGAAGACCTGGATGGCTTCCAAGAACTCTTCCAAACTCCAGTTGGTGCCAGTGATCCAGTGACTGTTAGGAAAACTACAAAGTTGTCTTTGGAATCTGTACAAGCAGAACCAGTCAGAATTCCAGCAAGCAGAAAGAGTCTGTCCAAGACAGATCTCAGGAAAGAGGATTTGAGAGAAGAACTCTCAACTCTTGGGAAACGAACAAAGTCATCAggcagagccacacacacacccacagcacCAGCGCTGGAAGAGAGCGACAGCACAGACATTATGCAAACTCCAAAGCAGAAACTGGACTTCACAGAAAATTCAACAGGACGCAAGAGAAGGTCACAGGCACCTAAGAACAGGGTTCAATCTCTAGAAGACCTGGATGGCTTCCAAGAACTCTTCCAAACTCCAGTTGGTGCCAGTGATCCAGTGACTGTTAGGAAAACTACAAAGTTGTCTTTGGAATCTGCACAAGCAGAACCAGTCAGAACTCCAGCAAGCAGAAAGAGACTGTCTAAGACAGATCTTGGAAAAGTGGATGTGACAGAAGAAGTTTCAACCCTTGGGAAACGAACAAAGTCATCAGGCAGAGCCACACGGACCCCTACAGTGCTGGAAGAGAGCAACAGCACAGACATTATGCAAACTCCAAATCAGAAACTAGTCTTCACAGCAAATTCAACAGGACGCAAGAGAAGGTCACAGGCACCTAAAAATGGGGCTCAACCCCTAGAAGACCTGGATGGCTTCCAAGAACTCTTCCAAACTCCAGTTGGTGCCGGTGATCCAGTGACTGTTAGGGAAACTACAAAGTTGTCTTTGGAATCTGCACAAGCAGAACCAGTCAGAACTCCAGCAAGCAGAAAGAGACTATCTAAGACAGATCCTGGGAAAGTGGATGTGACAGAAGTTTCAACCCTTGGGAAACGAACAAAGTCACCAGGCAGAGCTGCACATACATCCACAGCACCAGTGCAGCAGGAAAAAGGGATAAAAGCAATTATGGAAACTTCTGGTCAGGAATTGAAGTCTGTAGGAAATTTAAGAGGGCCTAAGAAACATCCTAGAACACCTAAGGAAGAGGGCCAATCTCTAGAAGACCTATTTGGTCTCCAAGAGCTCTTCCAAACACCAGACCATGGAAATGGCCTATTGGCTGTTGGCATAACCAAAAAGAAGTCCATCAATGCTCTACAACCAGAAACTGTAATAATCACCCAAAGCCTAAAGAGACAGTCCAGGGCATGTGTGGGTAACATAGAAGTGAAGGAAGAACTTtcagaatcagagaaacatccacAAATAGAAAAGGCCATAGACACACTTCAAGGGCCTGACAATAACAATGTCCGGGCATCAAAGCAATCTGGAAAGCGGAAACTGGATTCAGAAGCTAGTATGCCTGACAGCAAGAGGCTGCGACGTGCATCTAAGGATAAGACACCACGCCTGGAAGACCTGCATGGTTTTCAACAGCTCTTCCAAACACCAGGCCATGCTAAAGATTCACTGTCTATTGGTGAAACCTCAAAAATCCCCACCAAATCTCCACAGTCAGGACCAGTTAGAAGGCAAAGCAGTAGAAAGAGTCTGCCCAAGATGAGTCTCTGGAAAATGAATGTAACAGAGGACCtttcagcactctggaagcagtcCCCAGGCAAAGCTCCCACATCACCAGTGCAGCAGGATAATGGGATACAAGCAATTGTGAAGACTCCAAAGGGGAAACTAGAGACTGCAGCAAATGTAACTGGGCTTACAAGACAGCGAAGAGCACCTAAGGAAAAAGTCCTACCCCTGGAAGACCTTGATGGCTTCCAAGAACTCTTCCAAATACCAGACCACAGCACGGATCCAGTAATTGATAACAAAAGAACAAGTGTGTCCTTGAAATCTCCACAACCAGTACTTGTTAGAACCACACAAACCTCAGAGAGACTAGCCAAGACAAGTCTTGGGAAAGTCGGTGTGAGAGAAGAGATCTCACTGAATATGCCAAGGTGTGCTGCAGGGGAGAGTGTACACATACCAAGTCTTCCAGAAGATGAtggcagagggaagaaggatCTGAAGAAATCCAGAACTCAGACACTGGGCCCATCAGCAAGTGTAACTCGCAGCAAGAAGCAGCAAGGGTCACATAAGGAAAGATCTCAGTCCCCAGAAGACTTATTTGGTCTCCAGGAGCTCTTCCAAACACCAGCTAGTCAAAAAGATTTAATGACTGTTTGTGAAACTACAAAAATGTCTTTGGAATCTTCAGAACCAGAACATATCAGAACCCCAGCAAGCAGAAAGAGTCTGTCCAAGACAGGTGTTGGTAAGGTGGATGTGAGAAAAGAGCTTTCAACCTCTGGGAAACGAACAgagtcaccaggcagaggcacACGCACACCCACAGCACCAGCGCTGGAAGAAAGCGACATCACAGACATTATGCAAACTCCAAAGCAGAAACTGGACTTCACAGAAAATTCAACAGGACGCAAGAGAAGGTCACAGGCACCTAAAAATGGGGCTCAACCCCTAGAAGACCTGGATGGCTTCCAAGAACTCTTCCAAACTCCAGCTGGTGCCAGTGATCCAGTGACTGTTAGGGAAACTACAAAGTTGTCTTTGGAATCTGCACAAGCAGAACCAGTCAGAACTCCAGCAAGCAGAAAGAGACTGTCTAAGACAGATCTTGGAAAAGTGGATGTGACAGAAGAAGTTTCAACCCTTGGGAAACGAACAAAGTCACCAGGCAGAACCACCCGGACCCCTACAGTGCTGGAAGAGAGCGACAGCACAGACATTATGCAAACTCCAAAGCAGAAACTGGACTTCACAGAAAATTCAACAGGACGCAAGAGAAGGTCACAGGCACCTAAGAAcagggttcaatccctagaagaTCTGGATGGCTTCCAAGAACTCTTCCAAACTCCAGTTGGTGCCAGTGATCCAGTGACTGTTAGGGAAACTACAGAATTGTCTTTGGAATCTGTACAAGCAGAACCAGTCAGAACTCCAGCAAGCAGAAAGAGACTGTCTAAGACAGGTGTTGGTAAGGTGGAAGTGACAGAAGAGCTTTCAACCCTTGGGAAACGAACAAAGTCACCAGGCAGAGCCACACGCACACCCATAGCACCAGCGTTGGAAGAGAGCGACAGCACAGACATTAT TCAAACTCCAAAGCAGAAACTGGACTTCACAGGGAATTCAATAGGACGCAAGAGAAGGTCACAGGCACCTAAAAACGGGGCTCAACCCCTAGAAGACCTGGATGGCTTCCAAGAACTCTTCCAAACTCCAGTTGGTGCCAGTGATCCAGTGACTGTTAGGGAAACTACAAAGTTGTCTTTGGAATCTGTACAAGCAGAACCAGTCAGAACTCCAGCAAGCAGAAAGAGACTGTCTAAGACAGATCCTGGGAAAGTGGATGTGACAGAAGAAGTTTCAACCCTTGGGAAACGAACAAAGTCACCAGGCAGAGCCACCTGCACACCCACAGCATCAGCGCTGGAAGAGAGCGACAGCATAGACATTATGGAAACTCCAAAGCAGAAAGTGGACTTTACCAGGAGTTCAAGGAGTAGAAGTTCACAGGCAACTAAGAACAGGGCTCAATCCCTAGAAGACCTGGATGGCTTCCAAGAACTCTTCCAAACTCCAGTTGGTGCCAGTGACCCAGTGAATATTGGGAAAACTGCAAAGGTATCTTTGGAATCTGTACAAGCAGAACCAGTCAGAACTCCAGTAAGCACAAAGAGACTGTCTAAGACAGGTCTTGACAAGGTGGATGCGAGAGAAAAGCACTCTTTGCTAAGTAAGCCAAGATGTTCATCACAGGAAGTCATGCGTGTATCCAGACTTTCAGAAGATGATGGCAGTGGAACCAAAGATTTGAAGGAATCTGCAGCTCAGGCATTGGACCCAGCAATAAGTGTAACTCGCAGCAAGAGGCAGCGAGGGGCATGTAAGAAAAGATCCCAGTCCCCAGAAGACCTGTTTGGTCTCCAGGAGCTCTTCCAAACACCAGGCTATGAGAAGGATTCAGTGGCAGGTGAAAAGCTAACAAAAATGCCCCACAGCTCTCTGCCACCAGAGCCAACAGAAACTTCAATCACCTCACAGAGACAGCCCAGAACTAGACTGATGAAAGTTCATGTGAAAAATGAACTATCAGGAGACAGGATGCTTCCACAAATGTCACAGGAAATAATGGACATATCTAGAGTACCAGAAGGTGAAGACAAAGGCATTAGCACAAGGAAGCAATCTGTAAAGCGGAAATTGGACACAGCTGTCAGTGTGCCCAGCAGCAAGAGGCAACGAGTTGCACGAGCGGAAAAGGCACAGACCCTAGAGGGCCTGCCTGGCTTCCAAGAGCTCTCCCAAACTCCAAGCTCAGCAGTGGACTCAGTGACTGTTGATAAAACCACAAAGATGCTCAGCAAATCTCCAGAGTCCATGGACACAACTTCACAGACACAGCCAGGAAGAAGACTCAGGAGAGTGGGTGTGACCAAAGAGCCTATAGcacaaagaaaaactacaagagtGTTACGGGGAACCAGAAACACACCCAAAGAGCCTGTGGGTGACAGTAAAGATGTCAAAGAGTTTAAAGATTCTTCACAGAAACAAGACCCAACTGTAAGTTTAACTGGCAAGAGGAGCCAATCAAGGACACTTAAGGAGAAGACCCAACCCTTAGAGGAGCTACCCAGCATCCAAGAAGAAACAGCCACAAGATACTCTTGTGAATCTCCACaaccagaagaaaaggaaagctcGGTAGCCTCAGAGAGGCAGCTCAGAATACGACTGTGCAAAATAGACATGAAAGAAGAGCccacaacacagagaaaaccaccAGGCAGGAAAACCAGGAATACCCCAAAAGAGCCTGTGAGTGATAGTGGAAATGTTGAAGAGCTTAAGGAGTCTACAAAGCAGAAGACTGACCCAGCAGCAAGTGTGCCTGCTAGCAAGAGGCCACGGAGAGTACTCAGGGAAAAGGCACAACCCCTAGAATTGCCTGGTCCCAAGGGACCAGGTCATACTGAGGAATCAGCAAATGATGAAAGACCCACACAGATTCCCTGCAGTTCTCCGCAACCAGAACAGGTAGATAGCCTCCCGATCTCACCAAGACGTCCCAGGACAAGGCGAGGAAAAGTAGAGGTGGATGAAGTGCCTTCATTAGTGAGGAAGGCAGTACCATCATCAAGGCAAACTTCAAGATCTCGCAAGGTCCCTGAAATTGATGACAAAGACATTCAAGCTTCAAAAGAACCTGGAAAgcagaaattagaaacagtcaCCACTGTAACTGCCAGCAGGAGGCAGCTAAGAGGACCTAAGGATGGGGTCCAATCTCTTGAAGTCCTGGGTGAATCCAAAGAAATAACTCAAATGTCAGAGCACACTGAGAAACTAAGACATGACACCAATAGCCTTAAAAGTACTCTCCAGCAAATGCCAGTCCCCATAAAACCTCTGAGAACATCCAGGAGAGTGCTAAGGGCCTCTAAAGAGGACACTACGGAAACAACTTTGGAAATGGTGGTGGATACCAGGGACTCTGCAGAATCGCAAAGCAAAAGCATCACTTTCCTGCCACCCAAGAGGAAGTCTGCAAGAGATGGAAGTATTCCAAGAACCAGGGGGTTGCGCTCTGTGACTCCAAAGCAGGAAGCAACAGATGAGAAACCTGCACCTAAGAAACAGAGGACTGCTTCCAGCAAGAGGCATGTGTCACCTGAGCCTGTGAAGATGAAACAGCTGAGAATCATGTCAAACAAAATTGAACCAGTGGAAGAGCAGATTAGCAACATCACGGAAGAAAAGGAAGCCCAAGTAGAAAACTCAGCCCATCCAGACCAG AAAACGCCTCTGCCCTCCAGATACCGAAAGAAAACCAATGAAAAACAGCCAAGACCCGAGGTTGGTGTATCTGCAGAGAAGGTtgggataaagaaaaatgagaagacagTGAAGACCTCCCAGGAGACAGAGCTGCAGAACACAGATGATGGAGCCAAGAAGTCTACATCTAGGGGCAAAGTCAGTGGGAAAAGAATATGCTTGAGGTCTGGAGGACAGAGTGAAATTCCCCAGCCTCatgcagcagaagagaaaacaagTGAGACAGGTGCAGAAATCTTGGTAAAgactcagaaagagaaagggatcTCTGGAGATTCAGATGTCAGGTGTCTGAGATCCAGAAAAACTGGAGCCACTTTGGACAGTGAACCTAAGCCAAGAGTGACTCGGGGTGCCAAGAAAGATACAAAAGTTCCAAAGAAG GATGAAGACATTGTATACACCACGAAACTAAGGACAAGAAGTCACCAGAATAGTAAAAATGTGTAG